In a single window of the Candidatus Paceibacterota bacterium genome:
- a CDS encoding glutamate 5-kinase: AHSEGLAKGSVYVNDCTEGIFNDKNKIISLLPIGITKVEGKFSKGDIIEIKNEKAEKIGFGVAQYGHEKAQELIGTKNSKPIIHYDYMFIE; the protein is encoded by the coding sequence TGCCCATTCAGAGGGCTTGGCTAAAGGAAGTGTCTATGTAAACGATTGCACAGAGGGGATTTTTAATGATAAAAATAAAATCATTAGTCTTTTGCCTATCGGTATCACCAAAGTTGAAGGAAAATTTAGCAAAGGGGATATTATTGAAATTAAAAATGAAAAGGCTGAAAAGATCGGCTTCGGTGTGGCTCAATACGGCCATGAAAAAGCCCAGGAATTGATTGGAACTAAAAATTCCAAGCCGATTATTCACTATGATTATATGTTTATTGAGTAA